From the Brachyhypopomus gauderio isolate BG-103 chromosome 5, BGAUD_0.2, whole genome shotgun sequence genome, one window contains:
- the LOC143513762 gene encoding uncharacterized protein LOC143513762, translating to MAHMTRFAAIPMSKCMREMCKEEDYAFLNAKGDTTRTPETSVPEGDEGPERQDSRGERVWRRLEMERREQEKQREVEEQRRKKEELWKRHVAELASERESLRDRSHRLREFRNFQRKVLTQDLGLDPSSDNEKLSELLMKL from the exons ATGGCTCATATGACGAGGTTTGCTGCAATTCCTATGTCTAAG TGCATGAGGGAGATGTGCAAAGAAGAGGACTACGCATTCCTGAACGCCAAGGGAGACACGACTAGGACGCCAGAGACAAGTGTCCCCGAGGGGGACGAGGGACCCGAACGACAGGACAGCCGTGGGGAAAGG GTGTGGCGGAGACTGGAAATGGAGCGGCGGGAGCAGGAGAagcagagggaggtggaggagcagaggagg AAGAAGGAGGAGCTGTGGAAGAGGCATGTGGCAGAACTAGCATCTGAACGCGAGTCACTCCGTGACAGATCACACAGGCTACGTGAGTTCAGG AACTTTCAACGGAAAGTGTTGACACAAGACCTTGGCCTGGATCCAAGCTCAGACAATGAGAAGCTCAGTGAACTCCTCATGAAACTGTAG
- the ntf3 gene encoding neurotrophin-3, with protein MVTFITILQVNLVMSILLYVMFLAYLYGISATTMNKQRPTQDPINTLIVKLLQADISRSRQRQDEGTQDTPLPNAAGTERPLRLSPSAQQQPSRVRANELLQQHKRYNSPRVLLSERPPLQPPPLYLIDDFDGGNKTRQKRYAEHKSYRGEYSVCDSKSRWVTDKTTAVDIHGEQVSVLTEVDMVWPSMKQYFYETSCQNSKTLSSGCRGIDDKHWNSQCKTSQTYVRALTKHNNVMKWRWIRINTSCVCALSRKHRRT; from the coding sequence ATCTTACAGGTGAATCTAGTGATGTCCATCCTGCTGTATGTGATGTTCCTCGCGTACCTCTATGGCATCTCCGCCACCACGATGAACAAGCAGAGGCCCACCCAGGACCCCATCAACACTCTCATCGTCAAGCTCTTGCAGGCGGACATCAGCCGAAGCCGGCAGAGACAAGACGAGGGGACTCAGGATACACCCTTGCCTAACGCCGCGGGGACAGAGCGCCCCCTGCGGCTCAGCCCGTCCGCTCAGCAACAGCCGAGCAGGGTGAGAGCCAACGAGCTCCTCCAGCAGCACAAGCGCTACAACTCGCCCCGGGTGCTGCTGAGCGAGCGGCCCCCTCTGCAGCCACCGCCGCTCTACCTCATCGACGACTTCGACGGCGGCAACAAGACGCGGCAGAAGCGCTACGCCGAACACAAGAGCTACCGGGGCGAGTACTCGGTGTGCGACAGCAAGAGCCGCTGGGTGACGGACAAGACCACGGCGGTGGACATCCATGGGGAGCAGGTGTCGGTGCTGACGGAGGTTGACATGGTGTGGCCGAGCATGAAGCAGTACTTTTACGAGACGAGCTGCCAGAACAGCAAGACTCTCAGCAGCGGGTGCCGCGGCATCGACGACAAACACTGGAACTCGCAGTGCAAAACCTCGCAAACGTACGTGCGCGCGCTCACCAAGCACAACAACGTGATGAAGTGGCGCTGGATACGGATTAACACCTCGTGCGTCTGCGCGCTTTCGCGCAAACACCGCAGGACGTAA